Proteins encoded by one window of Microaerobacter geothermalis:
- a CDS encoding aminopeptidase: MRDPRITQLAKNLIGYSIRLKKGEKVLIEMFGNATELTKALVEEVYHAGGLPFVTLRNPSIDRAILMGAKEEQLRFMADFDGNVMRNMDAYIGIRAGENINATSDVPDEQRSNYMKIYGEAVHGEIRVPKTRWVVLRYPNDSMAQLANMSTEAFEDFYFQVCNLDYSKMSKAMDSLVQLMENTDEVHIVGRDTDLKFSIKGIPAIKCAGEFNIPDGEVFTAPVRNSVNGKITYNTPTPYQGFTFEQVSLTFKDGKIIEAKANDTERINKILDTDEGARFIGEFAIGVNPYIKTPMKDILFDEKIDGSFHFTPGRAYKEANNGNKSAIHWDMVCIQRPEYGGGEIYFDGRLIRKDGRFVIPELEALNPENLI, translated from the coding sequence ATGCGAGATCCAAGAATTACACAATTAGCCAAGAATTTAATCGGCTACTCTATACGACTAAAAAAAGGAGAAAAAGTACTTATCGAAATGTTTGGGAATGCCACGGAACTGACCAAGGCATTGGTGGAAGAGGTCTATCATGCCGGGGGACTGCCGTTTGTCACATTAAGGAACCCTTCTATCGATCGGGCAATCTTGATGGGTGCAAAAGAGGAGCAGCTTCGCTTCATGGCTGATTTTGATGGCAACGTGATGAGAAATATGGACGCATACATCGGCATCAGAGCAGGGGAAAACATCAATGCCACTTCAGATGTTCCAGATGAGCAGAGATCCAATTATATGAAAATTTACGGGGAAGCGGTTCATGGTGAAATCCGGGTACCGAAAACCAGGTGGGTGGTGTTGCGATATCCCAATGATTCCATGGCCCAGTTGGCCAATATGAGTACTGAAGCATTTGAAGATTTTTACTTTCAAGTGTGCAACCTGGATTACAGCAAAATGTCAAAAGCCATGGACAGCTTGGTTCAATTAATGGAGAATACCGATGAAGTACATATTGTGGGAAGGGATACCGACTTGAAGTTTTCCATCAAAGGAATTCCTGCTATCAAATGTGCCGGAGAATTTAATATTCCAGACGGCGAGGTGTTTACCGCGCCTGTGAGAAATTCTGTGAATGGAAAAATTACCTATAACACCCCGACTCCCTATCAGGGATTTACCTTTGAGCAGGTAAGTCTGACATTTAAAGACGGCAAGATCATTGAAGCCAAAGCCAACGATACGGAGAGAATCAACAAGATTCTCGATACCGATGAAGGAGCTAGATTTATTGGAGAATTCGCCATTGGAGTAAATCCCTATATAAAAACTCCAATGAAGGATATTCTGTTCGATGAAAAAATTGATGGAAGTTTTCACTTTACTCCCGGCAGGGCTTATAAAGAAGCAAACAACGGAAACAAATCAGCGATTCATTGGGATATGGTATGCATTCAACGTCCCGAATACGGAGGGGGAGAGATCTACTTTGACGGGCGCCTAATCCGGAAGGATGGGAGATTTGTGATTCCGGAACTGGAAGCATTAAATCCCGAAAACTTGATATAG
- a CDS encoding methyl-accepting chemotaxis protein, whose translation MAKRFMIVITIILIVLFSALISLLYVKSMADTKENLKQQAEALALQISSDEGTFISIHTNKARMNELSKSSDQTSQSDQSNQLKVGQTTFPEMLRDPNNQPDEFDLEALNSFKKFLENGDQPPYSRLVEQDGEKVLRYVQPLYMKQSCTTCHGGVKGEKDPFGFDKEGLKVNQLRGAITVSIPADKVIDEVKSNTITLIIGVVLIIFLLIISIYFTIKRTIVNPIQFIVQRFQRIAEGNLLDDDFKIKNNDEIGDLVTASDEMKGKLRDLIFRVQEHSELVSASSQELMAGAENTSSASKEIAISLDEMAKGAENQAQKTDAVSAKIEHISANFQQVAANTSHVKELSSRTEKDAEKGKGSIEDTIKQIHVVKQTVEKLSEVVKQFSERSKAIDKIVQAISGISEQTNLLALNAAIEASRAGEHGKGFAVVANEVRKLAEESSKSAKEITDILSEIQKDTDQVVKQMELGLAEVDKGEQIASIGGQSFESILASIKTVVREIHEVAQSTELIAADTDEIFNAVDEMRRLGQQFAAHSEEAASKVEQQDRAMDEIAQASRQLAQLSEQLQEAVQNFKV comes from the coding sequence GTGGCGAAGCGGTTTATGATTGTCATCACGATCATTTTAATTGTATTATTTTCGGCATTGATCAGTCTGTTATATGTAAAAAGCATGGCCGATACAAAAGAGAATTTAAAACAACAAGCAGAAGCGTTGGCTTTACAAATTTCATCTGATGAAGGAACCTTTATATCCATACATACCAATAAAGCAAGAATGAACGAATTAAGCAAATCATCGGATCAAACCAGTCAGTCCGACCAATCCAATCAGCTTAAAGTCGGTCAAACAACATTTCCGGAAATGCTGCGGGATCCGAATAATCAACCGGATGAATTTGATCTGGAAGCGCTGAATTCCTTTAAGAAATTTTTGGAAAACGGAGATCAACCCCCTTATTCCAGGCTGGTGGAGCAAGACGGGGAAAAAGTATTGCGTTATGTCCAACCCCTTTATATGAAGCAATCCTGTACCACCTGTCATGGAGGTGTAAAAGGAGAGAAGGACCCCTTTGGATTTGATAAAGAAGGGCTTAAGGTGAACCAATTAAGGGGAGCAATTACCGTTAGTATTCCGGCAGATAAAGTGATTGATGAGGTAAAAAGCAATACAATTACCCTGATCATCGGTGTTGTTCTCATTATCTTTCTTTTAATCATCTCCATCTACTTCACCATTAAACGAACCATTGTGAACCCTATTCAATTCATTGTTCAACGTTTCCAAAGGATTGCCGAAGGAAATCTGTTGGATGACGATTTTAAGATTAAGAATAATGATGAGATTGGAGATTTAGTTACGGCATCCGATGAGATGAAAGGGAAATTACGAGATCTTATTTTTCGTGTTCAGGAGCATTCAGAACTCGTTTCTGCTTCTTCACAGGAGCTGATGGCAGGCGCTGAAAATACCAGCAGTGCTTCAAAAGAAATTGCCATTTCATTGGATGAGATGGCAAAGGGAGCAGAAAATCAAGCACAGAAAACAGATGCTGTTTCAGCCAAGATTGAGCATATTTCTGCCAACTTTCAACAGGTGGCTGCCAATACTTCCCATGTGAAAGAATTAAGTTCCAGAACTGAGAAAGATGCAGAGAAAGGTAAAGGATCCATTGAAGATACGATCAAACAAATTCATGTGGTGAAGCAAACGGTTGAAAAGCTCTCAGAGGTGGTCAAACAATTTTCTGAGCGATCAAAGGCTATTGATAAAATCGTACAAGCGATATCCGGCATATCAGAACAGACGAATTTATTAGCCCTTAACGCAGCGATTGAAGCCTCCCGGGCCGGAGAACACGGGAAAGGTTTTGCTGTAGTTGCCAATGAAGTGAGAAAATTGGCAGAAGAATCATCCAAGTCAGCTAAGGAAATTACTGATATATTAAGTGAGATTCAAAAAGATACCGACCAAGTGGTTAAACAAATGGAATTGGGACTGGCAGAAGTGGATAAAGGTGAACAAATTGCCTCCATTGGAGGGCAATCCTTTGAAAGTATTCTTGCATCCATTAAAACAGTGGTTCGGGAAATACATGAAGTTGCCCAAAGTACGGAACTCATTGCAGCAGATACGGATGAGATTTTTAATGCTGTTGATGAAATGAGAAGATTGGGTCAGCAATTTGCTGCCCATTCCGAAGAAGCAGCATCAAAAGTAGAGCAGCAGGACCGGGCAATGGATGAAATTGCCCAGGCGTCCAGGCAGCTTGCTCAATTATCTGAGCAGTTGCAGGAAGCTGTTCAGAACTTTAAAGTATAA
- a CDS encoding ketopantoate reductase family protein, whose translation MNILILGAGAVGGYFGGRLLQSGADVTFLVRKKREEQLRGNGLVIKSVHGDFSTSVKTLTAGQGAGRSFDLIILSTKAYHFDNAIRDVEPYVSSHTMLLPLLNGYSHIETLQDRFGKEKVLGGLCFIESTLNEEGEIIHTSQRHDVVFGELNREITPRVKQVESIMDQANFTSKLSGDIVTEMWNKYIFITALSGMTTLFNSSMGPILESPYGKELYLQLLNELSQVALSHGVCLDEKVVDHNFNAAASMGFHMKSSMLRDMEKKMQVEAEHLQGEFLRLASRYKLNTPILKVAYNNLKVYEVKLREGLADV comes from the coding sequence ATGAATATACTTATCCTTGGTGCAGGAGCAGTAGGGGGATATTTTGGCGGAAGATTGCTGCAAAGCGGAGCTGACGTTACTTTTCTCGTCCGAAAAAAAAGGGAAGAGCAGTTACGAGGAAATGGACTTGTCATAAAGAGTGTTCATGGTGATTTTTCCACTTCTGTAAAAACCTTAACCGCAGGTCAAGGAGCGGGCCGATCCTTTGATTTGATCATTCTGTCGACCAAAGCGTATCATTTTGACAACGCCATACGGGATGTTGAACCTTATGTAAGCAGCCATACCATGTTGCTGCCCTTGTTAAACGGATATTCCCATATTGAAACACTGCAGGACCGCTTTGGTAAAGAAAAGGTATTGGGAGGATTATGTTTTATAGAATCTACACTAAATGAGGAAGGGGAAATTATTCACACCAGCCAACGGCATGATGTGGTATTTGGGGAACTGAATAGGGAAATCACTCCTCGGGTCAAACAGGTGGAATCTATCATGGATCAAGCCAATTTTACTTCCAAATTAAGCGGGGACATCGTGACAGAGATGTGGAACAAATATATATTTATTACAGCACTAAGCGGAATGACAACCCTGTTTAACTCTTCAATGGGCCCCATTTTGGAGAGCCCGTATGGAAAGGAATTATATTTGCAATTGCTGAATGAATTATCTCAAGTGGCTTTATCCCATGGAGTCTGCCTGGATGAAAAGGTAGTGGATCATAATTTCAATGCTGCTGCATCCATGGGATTTCATATGAAATCTTCCATGCTTCGCGATATGGAAAAAAAGATGCAGGTTGAAGCAGAGCACCTACAGGGAGAATTTCTAAGGTTGGCATCCAGGTATAAGCTGAACACCCCGATTTTGAAAGTCGCCTACAATAATTTAAAGGTTTATGAAGTGAAATTAAGGGAAGGACTAGCGGACGTCTAA
- a CDS encoding DUF2759 family protein, which produces MLFVIISIVISLITLYSFFGSLKRKEWLPTVFSALATLLFGWFGIMTLIDKLS; this is translated from the coding sequence ATGCTATTTGTCATTATCTCTATTGTCATTTCCCTTATTACACTGTACAGCTTTTTTGGCAGTCTGAAAAGAAAAGAATGGCTGCCTACCGTTTTCTCCGCTTTGGCAACCCTTCTTTTTGGATGGTTTGGAATTATGACTTTAATCGATAAACTTTCCTAA
- a CDS encoding hemerythrin domain-containing protein, translating into MRPDFIPQDGCMMHMIGESIEELSKELAFFGEDHHLMEEALKDLLDSIEVLKTDDANPSVIQNLKKTNAVLEENLEKHLDEEEKYLFPHLGRHIGFESGPISVMMYEHGEIRRLYQEYQRRYLDIESAKGKKKFILSAESLYQVLMGHIYKEDHVLLPLADKVLTDQEKEEIYKKVSI; encoded by the coding sequence GTGAGACCTGACTTTATTCCACAAGATGGCTGCATGATGCACATGATTGGAGAATCCATAGAAGAACTTTCTAAAGAATTAGCTTTTTTTGGTGAAGATCACCATTTGATGGAAGAAGCGCTTAAAGATCTTCTCGACAGTATTGAAGTACTAAAAACAGATGATGCGAATCCGTCTGTCATCCAAAACCTAAAAAAAACAAACGCGGTTTTAGAAGAAAATTTAGAAAAGCATCTTGATGAAGAGGAAAAGTACTTATTTCCACACTTGGGAAGACACATTGGATTTGAATCTGGACCTATTTCTGTCATGATGTATGAACATGGAGAAATTCGCCGTTTATATCAGGAGTATCAGAGAAGATATCTGGATATTGAATCCGCAAAGGGCAAGAAGAAGTTTATCCTGTCGGCAGAATCGCTGTATCAGGTATTGATGGGGCATATCTACAAGGAAGATCATGTCTTGCTGCCCCTTGCAGATAAAGTATTGACGGATCAGGAAAAAGAGGAGATCTACAAAAAAGTGTCTATATAG
- a CDS encoding class I SAM-dependent methyltransferase: protein MNHGDHTEWFHKSFQNDYLLIYKHRDEESAQREVDQVISLLQLSKGEKILDLCCGNGRHSYHLAQKGFEVTGVDLSKVLLKQAKQKSEGLPSSFYQYDMRNVPFRNQFDAVVNLFTSFGYFQNREEDIKAIKTIHRVLRLGGRFLMDYLNPSYVLANLVPSSIRRENHLVIKETRRVEGQRVIKDILVRDDQGERTYQERVNLYSLEEMKEMLHEVGLNLDGVYGDFNGQPYSADSPRMILVGHKA from the coding sequence ATGAATCACGGGGATCACACGGAGTGGTTTCATAAATCCTTTCAAAATGATTATCTGCTAATTTATAAGCATAGGGATGAAGAATCTGCCCAGAGGGAAGTGGATCAGGTCATATCCCTTCTTCAGTTGAGCAAGGGTGAAAAAATCCTTGATCTGTGCTGCGGGAATGGAAGACACAGCTATCATTTAGCCCAAAAAGGTTTTGAGGTAACGGGAGTTGATTTGTCTAAAGTGCTGCTCAAACAGGCCAAACAAAAATCGGAAGGACTCCCTTCCTCTTTTTATCAATATGACATGAGAAATGTACCCTTCCGTAATCAATTTGACGCCGTGGTCAATTTATTTACAAGTTTCGGATATTTTCAGAACAGAGAAGAAGATATAAAGGCAATAAAAACCATCCATCGGGTCCTTCGATTAGGCGGTAGATTTCTGATGGATTATCTAAACCCTTCCTATGTACTAGCTAATCTGGTTCCTTCAAGTATCAGAAGGGAAAATCACTTGGTAATAAAGGAAACCAGACGAGTGGAAGGGCAACGGGTCATTAAGGACATTTTGGTGCGAGATGACCAAGGTGAAAGAACCTATCAGGAACGGGTGAATTTATATTCTTTAGAAGAGATGAAGGAAATGCTCCATGAAGTTGGTTTAAATCTTGATGGGGTCTATGGTGATTTTAATGGTCAACCGTACAGTGCTGACAGTCCAAGAATGATCTTGGTCGGTCATAAGGCGTAA
- a CDS encoding CGCGG family putative rSAM-modified RiPP protein, protein MKTPGQSRLEQLLDEYGHPIPISWSVPLESSEYDDNIGLVIHDSIKAIEATAIKREVYVNLVTPACHGEPGQYLIPALEEYFHDSIEYRFISQCGCGGYVLRVWRK, encoded by the coding sequence ATGAAAACCCCTGGTCAGTCACGGCTCGAACAATTACTAGACGAATATGGGCATCCGATTCCCATATCCTGGTCTGTCCCTTTAGAGAGTTCAGAGTATGATGATAATATAGGGCTGGTTATTCATGATTCAATCAAAGCAATCGAAGCAACTGCTATAAAAAGAGAAGTTTACGTAAATTTGGTCACTCCTGCTTGTCATGGGGAGCCTGGCCAATATCTCATCCCTGCATTGGAGGAATATTTTCACGATAGCATTGAATACCGCTTTATCTCCCAATGTGGATGCGGCGGTTACGTCTTAAGGGTGTGGCGAAAATAA
- the ytxJ gene encoding bacillithiol system redox-active protein YtxJ — protein MSHIRELVNEIEFMRILEKSHDYPVFVLKHSTRCPISAKAYQQYEEFARGYVEGDLEFTLVKVIEARPVSNLIAEKMDIMHQSPQLILLKNGEAVWNDSHYGITFEKMEEIVNEIV, from the coding sequence ATGAGTCATATTCGAGAATTGGTGAATGAAATTGAATTTATGAGAATTCTAGAGAAATCTCATGATTATCCTGTGTTTGTTTTAAAGCACAGCACCCGTTGTCCTATCAGTGCTAAAGCGTATCAACAGTATGAAGAGTTTGCAAGGGGCTACGTTGAAGGAGATCTTGAATTTACCCTTGTCAAGGTGATCGAAGCCAGACCGGTTTCCAATCTGATTGCTGAGAAAATGGATATCATGCATCAATCTCCACAATTAATTTTATTAAAAAACGGAGAAGCCGTTTGGAATGATTCCCATTACGGAATAACCTTTGAGAAGATGGAAGAGATTGTGAATGAAATTGTCTAA
- a CDS encoding putative glycoside hydrolase, giving the protein MVALFLFTGRDKGIHAAIIRPWYQSFTAAWVAGHIPYGRNQIEAQIKAGMEQGVEEYLLWNTKGIYPVEK; this is encoded by the coding sequence ATGGTGGCTTTATTTCTCTTTACGGGGAGAGACAAGGGAATACATGCCGCAATAATCAGGCCATGGTATCAATCGTTTACAGCAGCATGGGTGGCGGGACATATTCCCTATGGCAGAAATCAAATAGAAGCTCAAATCAAAGCTGGAATGGAACAGGGAGTAGAAGAATATCTATTATGGAATACCAAGGGAATATACCCGGTTGAAAAGTAG
- a CDS encoding DinB family protein, with protein MIHSVEEFVSFFDGVRKRTLQYVNVLPESMMDWRPAEGKFSAGDILRHLGSAELMFLNIFEQGEWRYAGHDKEKGDTLQDVIQYMNHCHLVLKEGLLGLGDRLLEKKLPTLHGYEVSAWRLMMAMAEHEMHHRGQLATYLQMNGVEPPQIFGLKIEEVKVE; from the coding sequence ATGATTCACAGTGTTGAGGAATTTGTTTCTTTTTTTGATGGGGTAAGAAAAAGAACTTTGCAGTATGTCAACGTTTTACCTGAATCCATGATGGATTGGCGTCCTGCGGAAGGAAAGTTTTCTGCCGGTGACATTTTGCGTCACTTGGGATCTGCGGAATTGATGTTTCTGAACATATTTGAACAGGGAGAGTGGCGATATGCCGGCCACGATAAAGAAAAAGGAGATACATTGCAGGATGTGATTCAGTATATGAATCACTGTCATCTTGTACTTAAGGAGGGGCTGCTTGGCCTCGGAGACAGGCTGCTTGAAAAAAAGCTTCCCACCCTTCATGGTTATGAAGTGAGTGCATGGCGGCTAATGATGGCTATGGCCGAGCATGAGATGCATCATAGAGGTCAGTTGGCCACCTATCTACAGATGAATGGAGTAGAACCGCCCCAGATATTCGGTTTGAAAATTGAAGAGGTAAAAGTTGAATGA
- a CDS encoding ABC transporter ATP-binding protein: protein MKVILEGRNLSKWYQMGEVRVHALKSVNLQVYSGEFVVVLGPSGSGKSTLLNLIGGMDKVSEGELYYQGRSLHDADEKILTQYRRDAVGFVFQFYNLMPNLTAYENITLSVEIARNPLPIHEVIEQVGLSDRADHFPSQLSGGQQQRVAIARAIAKNPEILLCDEPTGALDYETGKQVLKLLRRFNQQYQKTVMVITHNASIAEMADRVFYMRDGQLINVRHIEHPLSPEEVNW from the coding sequence TTGAAAGTTATATTGGAAGGCCGGAATTTAAGCAAATGGTATCAAATGGGGGAAGTAAGGGTTCATGCTTTAAAATCGGTGAACCTGCAAGTGTATTCAGGTGAATTTGTTGTTGTGCTGGGTCCCAGTGGTTCTGGGAAAAGTACCCTTCTTAACCTAATTGGTGGAATGGATAAAGTGAGTGAAGGAGAATTGTACTATCAAGGAAGATCTCTCCATGATGCCGATGAAAAAATATTGACGCAATATCGTAGAGATGCGGTTGGTTTCGTCTTTCAGTTTTATAATTTAATGCCGAACCTAACTGCCTATGAAAATATTACTCTTTCTGTTGAGATCGCACGAAATCCTCTTCCCATTCATGAAGTGATAGAACAAGTTGGGTTGTCTGATCGGGCGGATCATTTTCCTTCCCAGCTATCAGGAGGCCAGCAACAAAGGGTAGCTATTGCCCGGGCAATCGCTAAAAATCCCGAAATTCTACTTTGTGATGAACCGACTGGCGCTTTGGATTATGAGACGGGTAAGCAAGTTCTTAAATTGTTAAGGAGATTTAATCAGCAATATCAAAAAACGGTGATGGTTATCACCCATAATGCCAGTATTGCTGAGATGGCGGACCGGGTATTTTATATGAGGGATGGTCAGTTAATCAATGTTCGTCATATCGAACATCCTCTCTCTCCGGAAGAGGTGAACTGGTAA
- a CDS encoding ABC transporter permease, translating to MLRRKMWRDLVDNKAAYIACMVVISIGLMVFTSVSLVIQNLELAKERFYKEYRFADGFARVKGMPYLEIARLAKIEGIEQIEGRLVKDVRVLFPNQDDNVYLTLVSYQPEKSNLINNVKLIDGRPLEDETKSILINAEFVKANQLAFGDQIPILVEGKKIDLTLVGTGQSPEFIIINFSQDQLPSAETYGVGYIPYNVMKNLFREKGLVNDIVFTIKPGYSYQDIEDQLKPKLEKYGLESMYPRKDQMSHVLLTQELVGLRATANTLPVVFLVVAAAILYIMLKRLVEQQRGQIGTLKAFGYSDRQILYHYLTYALLIGISGGLSGGLLGIWLSFPMIDMYKQFFNLPDLKSQFSFSFLLFGILLSIGFSLFAGYNGSKQALRLQPAEAMRPPAPISAKKTWIEQVNWYWESLTVQGKMATRNLFRNKQRSFFTFIGVMFSFSLMATLWYFQETTNLIMLQQFEKVQTYNVKMSFNPPVAIEGMERELKGFPGMKKVEPMLEVPVTFKHKWHKKDVSIIGLKEDSQLYNILNRQGDKVAVPSHGILLSERLAQLLDVQTGSTITLESIWTEKTTKTLEVTGIIPQYLGINAYMQLEALHDFLGEGEMASSALIYMEVENIPSLKDQYQEAKMVTSIDEKNQLLAKYYEMLDSYSFIIWIMVLFALIAGFSIIYNSSIISLSERKRELASLRVLGMTPKEVLQVIIFEQWFISFFAILAAIPLTFSMIKGLAQSMDNDIYIIPVLFEPFSFIYAFIGTIIALLISQWTLSKKIHQLSLVDVLKEKD from the coding sequence ATGCTGCGGCGGAAAATGTGGAGAGATCTCGTGGATAACAAGGCTGCCTATATTGCTTGTATGGTAGTCATTTCCATTGGACTTATGGTGTTTACTTCTGTCTCCTTGGTGATCCAAAACCTTGAATTAGCCAAGGAGCGATTTTATAAGGAGTACCGTTTTGCCGACGGTTTCGCTCGGGTGAAGGGCATGCCTTATTTAGAGATAGCTCGATTGGCAAAAATTGAGGGCATCGAACAAATCGAAGGAAGATTAGTGAAAGATGTAAGAGTTTTGTTTCCGAATCAGGATGACAATGTTTATCTTACATTGGTTTCCTATCAGCCTGAGAAGTCAAATTTGATCAACAATGTAAAATTAATTGATGGACGACCTTTAGAAGATGAAACGAAAAGTATATTAATCAATGCTGAATTCGTTAAGGCGAATCAACTTGCTTTTGGGGATCAAATTCCAATCCTAGTTGAAGGAAAAAAAATAGATTTAACCCTTGTTGGAACCGGACAAAGTCCCGAATTTATCATCATTAATTTCTCTCAAGATCAATTGCCTTCCGCCGAAACCTATGGGGTAGGGTATATTCCTTACAATGTCATGAAAAATCTATTTCGTGAAAAGGGTTTGGTTAATGATATCGTATTTACAATCAAGCCAGGCTACTCTTACCAAGATATTGAGGACCAGTTGAAGCCGAAGCTTGAAAAATATGGGTTGGAAAGCATGTATCCCAGAAAGGACCAAATGAGTCATGTGCTGTTGACACAGGAATTGGTTGGATTAAGGGCCACTGCAAATACCCTTCCTGTTGTTTTTTTGGTGGTTGCAGCAGCAATCCTATACATCATGTTAAAAAGATTGGTGGAGCAGCAGAGGGGACAGATTGGAACCTTGAAAGCTTTTGGTTATTCTGATCGGCAAATTTTGTATCACTATTTAACCTATGCCTTGCTCATCGGGATTTCCGGAGGACTCAGCGGAGGACTTTTGGGGATATGGCTTTCCTTTCCCATGATCGATATGTATAAGCAATTTTTCAATTTGCCAGACTTAAAAAGTCAATTTTCTTTCTCCTTTTTGCTATTCGGTATACTTCTTTCTATAGGATTCAGCCTTTTTGCCGGGTATAACGGCAGTAAACAAGCGTTGCGTTTACAGCCAGCAGAAGCCATGCGCCCACCAGCTCCCATTTCTGCCAAGAAAACATGGATTGAACAGGTCAATTGGTACTGGGAAAGTCTCACGGTACAGGGGAAAATGGCTACCCGGAACCTTTTCCGAAATAAGCAGCGCAGTTTTTTTACCTTCATCGGAGTCATGTTTTCTTTTAGTCTGATGGCTACCCTGTGGTACTTTCAGGAAACCACAAATTTGATCATGTTGCAGCAGTTTGAAAAAGTTCAAACCTATAACGTCAAGATGTCATTCAATCCCCCCGTGGCGATAGAGGGAATGGAAAGAGAATTAAAAGGTTTCCCTGGAATGAAAAAGGTAGAACCCATGTTAGAGGTACCGGTTACGTTTAAGCATAAATGGCACAAAAAAGATGTCTCTATCATTGGATTAAAGGAGGATTCACAGCTTTACAACATCTTGAATCGTCAGGGTGACAAAGTAGCTGTTCCCAGCCATGGTATTCTACTTTCTGAGAGATTGGCCCAGTTGTTGGATGTTCAAACGGGTTCAACAATAACTCTGGAAAGCATATGGACCGAAAAAACAACTAAAACATTGGAGGTAACAGGGATTATTCCCCAATATCTAGGCATCAATGCATATATGCAATTGGAAGCCCTACATGATTTTTTGGGAGAGGGGGAGATGGCCTCTTCTGCTTTGATCTATATGGAGGTAGAAAACATTCCATCATTGAAGGACCAGTACCAAGAGGCAAAGATGGTGACATCGATCGATGAAAAAAATCAGTTGTTAGCGAAATATTACGAAATGCTTGACTCCTATTCCTTTATCATTTGGATCATGGTACTTTTTGCACTGATTGCTGGTTTTTCCATTATTTACAATTCTAGTATCATTTCTCTTTCGGAAAGAAAAAGGGAACTTGCTTCTCTAAGAGTTTTGGGGATGACCCCTAAAGAAGTGTTGCAGGTGATAATCTTTGAACAATGGTTTATCAGTTTTTTTGCCATATTAGCTGCAATTCCGCTAACGTTTTCGATGATCAAGGGTTTGGCTCAATCCATGGACAACGACATCTATATCATCCCGGTGCTGTTTGAACCTTTTTCTTTTATATACGCGTTTATTGGTACGATTATAGCATTATTAATCTCTCAGTGGACCCTGTCGAAAAAAATCCATCAGCTTTCGTTAGTGGATGTGTTAAAAGAAAAAGACTAG